One segment of Vicinamibacterales bacterium DNA contains the following:
- a CDS encoding HYR domain-containing protein has product MAALCVYALSAAIGLGGQVVGPPAPVLFEPALPNDMGQPDPKDIERADFNRDGWPDVAVLTGGEGRQLQFLDSTAAGALLKDAPTMGVPFGSGFASGHFNNDGLLDLAVTQIAMTTADSNPLCAGPGPIPGTLIYLGTTAASRFTFHSCLPGVGRTTALRDVVTGDFNGDTFVDLAVVGDPGYRALKFYPGFGDGTFGPPVQAVNGTGVAYSASNPAPDVFGPMTVRDVDRDGDLDVVVRAATGVGTFLNFNGLGQFRYFSTHVPTGGGAILAFAVGDMNGDGVTDIAGATGTSVFAATGAGAVGVNPTYTLSGTAAMPAGAVYSQLADFNKDGALDFAVVRDGLTAPDDVYVFAGTGNGTFAATPTIASIGLVSPAANPRQAVAGDWNRDNWLDLAVTNSVPDDPQVWALLQVPGVADEIPPTVAITSPTAGGPPLTGVAPLTADASDGAGAVARVEFHYTTVGPSPVTRLIGEDADAPYQVAWNTVPVPNDGYTLTAKAFDTAGNSATSPGVAVTIANPDTTPPVVSLTASTDQSWLAIPTPGQVGLSATATDLNVVTNVDFYAQPQGGAWTLIGSDSTPPFSGTWNTGEDANGNGVQDPGEDVNGNGQLDVVIAPAGTYQLVAHAYDAANNVGVSPPVMVNVNRRPRADAGPDRTLLPVEGNVTLTGTGTDPDVDDPLSYQWFEGGVAFGPPAPTATLSVILPEGAWGLLLRVTDSYGAVGEDLVLITIDPPPDTTPPVIAIVQPGTPTSQRSGSAAFTTDDATTVTCALDGGPAGACTSPYFWTNLVDGSHLLTVTGVDAVGNSGNASVSWVVDGTAPVVTVPASLSLAATSAAGAVAAFSASALDAIDGAIALVSCTPLSGSTFVIGTTAVTCTAADAAGNTGSASFTVTVSDTVAPVVTVPANLNVAATSPAGAVADFSATATDAIDGALALVSCAPASGSTFAIGTTTVTCSATDAHGNIGSASFTVTVSDTVAPVVTVPANLNVAATSPAGAVADFTATAVDAIDGALALVSCAPASGSTFAIGTTSVTCSATDAHGNIGSASFTVTVSDTVAPVVTVPANLTLAATSGAGAVADFIATAADAIDGPIALVSCAPASGSTFAIGTTSVTCSATDAHGNIGSASFTVTVSDTVAPVVTVPANLNVAATSPAGAVVDFTATAVDAIDGPIALVSCAPASGSTFAVGTTTVTCSATDAHSNTGSASFTVTVSDTVAPVVTVPANLNVAATSPAGAVADFTATAVDAIDGPIALVSCTPASGSTFAIGTTTVTCSATDAHGNIGSASFTVTVSDTVAPVVTVPANLTLAATSPAGAVADFTATAADAIDGPIALVSCAPASGSTFAIGTTTVTCSATDAHGNIGSASFTVTVSDTAAPVLTLPANMSITATSAAGAIATFSATALDAIDGLVLVVCTPASGSTFSFGTTPVSCAASDAAGNDATDTFTVTVRDTAPPVLTLPANLSVLAAGPDGAIVAFTATALDAVDGAVPVTCAPASGSTFSIGTTPVSCTASDAAGNTATDGFTVTVTTTMVRPTILDPQPPEEIPVQELFLYQSAAGGSLPMVWSLESAPEGMTIDPGTGLVSWTPDVAQLGRHNFAVRVTNAAGTDRHAYSVRVLDQQAPTAPLVTATFEDDSGRGKKDRDRVTLAWTPATDNVRVAYYRVYEYETYGNGKKARWHEVDDKVRGLTKTMRDLKAGTHGFAVTAVDQSGNESPRSQTVVVTIPR; this is encoded by the coding sequence GTGGCCGCGCTGTGTGTCTACGCGCTCTCGGCGGCCATTGGTCTTGGCGGCCAGGTCGTGGGTCCTCCGGCCCCGGTGCTGTTCGAGCCAGCTCTCCCCAACGATATGGGCCAACCGGATCCGAAAGACATCGAGCGCGCGGACTTCAACCGCGACGGCTGGCCAGACGTTGCGGTCCTCACGGGCGGCGAAGGGCGACAGCTCCAGTTCCTCGACAGTACCGCCGCGGGGGCGTTGCTCAAGGATGCCCCCACAATGGGCGTGCCGTTCGGGTCCGGGTTCGCCAGCGGCCACTTCAACAACGATGGTCTGCTCGATCTGGCGGTAACACAGATCGCCATGACAACCGCGGACTCCAACCCGCTTTGCGCCGGCCCCGGCCCCATTCCCGGCACCTTGATCTATCTCGGGACCACGGCGGCGTCGCGATTTACGTTCCACAGCTGCTTGCCTGGTGTCGGGCGGACGACGGCGCTCCGGGATGTCGTGACGGGTGACTTCAACGGCGACACGTTCGTGGACCTGGCGGTCGTCGGCGACCCTGGTTACCGCGCCTTGAAGTTCTACCCGGGCTTTGGCGACGGCACCTTCGGGCCTCCCGTGCAGGCGGTCAACGGCACTGGCGTCGCCTATAGCGCGAGCAATCCGGCGCCTGATGTGTTCGGCCCCATGACAGTGCGCGACGTCGATCGCGACGGCGACCTGGACGTCGTCGTGCGCGCCGCCACCGGTGTCGGCACGTTTCTCAATTTCAACGGGTTGGGCCAGTTCCGGTACTTCAGCACGCACGTGCCGACCGGTGGCGGGGCAATCCTCGCGTTTGCCGTGGGTGACATGAACGGCGACGGGGTCACCGACATTGCCGGCGCCACGGGCACCAGTGTCTTCGCGGCAACCGGGGCAGGCGCGGTGGGCGTCAACCCGACCTATACCCTCAGCGGCACCGCGGCGATGCCGGCGGGCGCGGTCTACAGCCAGCTCGCCGATTTCAACAAGGACGGCGCCCTGGACTTCGCCGTGGTCCGTGACGGCTTGACCGCTCCGGACGATGTCTACGTGTTCGCCGGTACTGGCAACGGCACGTTCGCCGCGACGCCCACCATCGCGTCGATCGGCCTGGTCAGCCCTGCGGCCAACCCGCGGCAGGCCGTCGCCGGCGACTGGAATCGTGACAACTGGCTGGACCTGGCGGTCACGAACAGCGTCCCGGATGACCCGCAGGTATGGGCACTGCTGCAAGTGCCGGGCGTGGCCGACGAGATCCCGCCAACCGTGGCCATCACGTCGCCAACTGCCGGGGGGCCACCTTTGACGGGTGTGGCGCCATTGACGGCCGACGCCAGCGACGGCGCCGGGGCCGTGGCCCGGGTCGAGTTTCACTACACGACCGTTGGTCCGTCTCCGGTCACGAGATTGATTGGGGAAGATGCGGACGCGCCGTATCAAGTGGCGTGGAACACCGTGCCGGTTCCGAACGACGGCTACACCCTGACGGCGAAGGCATTCGATACAGCGGGCAATTCCGCCACTTCGCCCGGTGTGGCCGTGACCATCGCCAATCCGGATACGACGCCGCCGGTGGTGAGCCTCACCGCGTCCACCGACCAGAGCTGGCTGGCCATACCGACGCCCGGGCAAGTGGGCCTGAGCGCGACGGCGACCGATCTCAACGTTGTGACCAACGTCGACTTCTACGCGCAGCCGCAGGGCGGCGCGTGGACGCTGATTGGCAGCGATTCGACGCCGCCGTTCAGCGGCACCTGGAATACCGGTGAAGACGCCAATGGGAACGGCGTCCAGGATCCCGGTGAGGACGTCAACGGCAACGGACAGCTGGACGTCGTCATCGCGCCGGCCGGCACTTACCAACTCGTGGCCCACGCGTACGATGCGGCGAACAACGTCGGCGTGTCGCCGCCCGTGATGGTTAACGTCAACCGGCGGCCCCGGGCGGATGCGGGCCCCGATCGAACGTTGCTGCCTGTCGAAGGCAATGTGACGTTGACGGGCACGGGCACCGACCCGGATGTTGACGACCCGCTGTCGTACCAGTGGTTCGAGGGTGGCGTGGCGTTTGGTCCGCCTGCCCCGACGGCCACGTTGTCGGTAATCCTGCCTGAGGGCGCGTGGGGGCTGTTGCTGCGTGTCACCGACAGCTACGGCGCGGTGGGCGAGGATCTCGTGCTCATCACGATCGACCCGCCGCCTGATACCACGCCACCGGTCATCGCCATCGTCCAGCCCGGGACGCCGACCAGTCAGCGAAGCGGTTCGGCCGCGTTCACCACGGATGATGCGACGACGGTGACGTGCGCGCTTGACGGCGGCCCGGCTGGCGCGTGCACGAGCCCGTATTTTTGGACGAATCTCGTTGATGGCTCCCACCTGCTGACGGTGACCGGGGTCGATGCGGTCGGCAACAGCGGCAACGCGTCGGTGTCGTGGGTCGTTGACGGCACTGCGCCGGTGGTCACGGTGCCGGCAAGCTTGAGCCTGGCGGCGACCAGTGCGGCGGGCGCGGTGGCGGCCTTCAGCGCGTCGGCGCTCGACGCGATTGACGGCGCGATCGCGCTCGTCAGCTGCACGCCGCTGTCGGGCAGTACGTTTGTGATTGGCACGACCGCTGTGACCTGCACGGCAGCCGATGCCGCGGGCAATACCGGCAGCGCCAGCTTCACGGTGACGGTGAGTGACACGGTGGCCCCGGTGGTCACGGTGCCGGCGAACCTCAATGTGGCGGCGACCAGCCCCGCGGGCGCAGTGGCCGACTTCAGCGCCACGGCGACGGACGCCATTGACGGTGCCCTCGCACTGGTCAGCTGCGCGCCGGCGTCCGGCAGCACGTTTGCGATCGGCACGACGACGGTGACGTGCTCGGCGACGGATGCGCACGGCAACATCGGTAGCGCCAGCTTCACGGTGACGGTGAGCGACACCGTGGCGCCGGTGGTCACGGTGCCGGCGAACCTCAATGTGGCGGCGACCAGCCCCGCGGGCGCGGTGGCGGACTTCACCGCCACGGCGGTGGATGCGATCGACGGTGCCCTTGCGCTCGTGAGCTGCGCGCCGGCGTCCGGCAGCACGTTTGCGATCGGCACGACCTCGGTGACGTGCTCCGCGACGGATGCCCACGGCAACATCGGCAGCGCCAGCTTCACGGTGACGGTGAGCGATACCGTGGCGCCGGTGGTCACGGTGCCGGCGAACCTGACCCTGGCGGCGACGAGCGGCGCGGGCGCGGTGGCGGACTTCATCGCCACGGCGGCGGACGCCATTGACGGTCCGATCGCGCTGGTGAGCTGCGCGCCGGCCTCCGGCAGCACCTTTGCGATCGGGACGACCTCGGTGACGTGCTCCGCGACGGATGCCCACGGCAACATCGGCAGCGCCAGCTTCACGGTGACGGTGAGCGACACCGTGGCCCCGGTCGTCACGGTGCCGGCCAACCTCAACGTGGCGGCGACCAGCCCCGCGGGCGCGGTCGTGGACTTCACCGCCACGGCGGTGGACGCGATTGACGGTCCGATCGCGCTGGTGAGCTGCGCGCCGGCGTCCGGCAGCACCTTTGCGGTCGGCACGACGACGGTGACGTGCTCGGCGACGGATGCGCACAGCAACACCGGCAGCGCCAGCTTCACGGTGACGGTGAGCGACACCGTGGCCCCGGTCGTCACGGTGCCGGCCAACCTCAACGTGGCGGCGACCAGCCCCGCGGGCGCGGTGGCGGACTTCACCGCCACGGCGGTGGATGCGATCGATGGTCCGATCGCGCTGGTGAGCTGCACCCCCGCCTCCGGCAGCACCTTTGCGATCGGGACGACGACGGTGACGTGCTCGGCGACGGATGCCCACGGCAACATCGGCAGCGCGAGTTTCACGGTGACGGTGAGCGACACGGTGGCCCCGGTCGTCACGGTGCCGGCAAACCTGACCCTGGCGGCGACCAGCCCCGCGGGCGCGGTGGCGGACTTCACCGCCACGGCGGCGGACGCCATTGACGGTCCGATCGCGCTGGTGAGCTGCGCGCCGGCGTCCGGCAGCACCTTTGCGATCGGGACGACGACGGTGACGTGCTCGGCGACCGACGCCCACGGCAACATCGGCAGCGCGAGTTTCACGGTGACGGTCAGTGATACGGCCGCCCCGGTGCTGACGCTCCCGGCCAACATGTCGATCACGGCGACGAGCGCGGCTGGCGCCATCGCCACCTTCAGCGCGACCGCGTTGGATGCCATCGACGGCTTGGTGCTGGTGGTCTGCACACCCGCCTCTGGTTCGACCTTCTCGTTCGGCACGACGCCGGTGTCGTGCGCCGCAAGCGACGCGGCGGGCAACGATGCCACGGACACCTTCACCGTGACGGTGAGGGACACCGCTCCACCGGTCCTGACGCTGCCGGCGAACTTGTCCGTCCTCGCCGCCGGTCCCGACGGCGCCATCGTCGCCTTCACCGCAACCGCGCTGGACGCGGTTGACGGTGCGGTGCCGGTCACCTGCGCCCCGGCCTCGGGCTCGACCTTCTCGATCGGCACGACGCCGGTGTCGTGCACGGCAAGTGACGCCGCGGGCAACACTGCGACGGACGGCTTCACCGTGACGGTCACCACCACGATGGTGCGCCCGACCATCCTGGATCCGCAGCCGCCGGAGGAGATTCCGGTCCAGGAACTCTTCCTGTATCAATCCGCCGCCGGCGGGTCATTGCCAATGGTGTGGTCGCTCGAAAGCGCGCCGGAAGGCATGACCATCGATCCGGGCACGGGACTCGTATCGTGGACGCCGGACGTGGCGCAACTTGGCCGGCACAACTTCGCCGTGCGGGTCACCAACGCCGCAGGGACCGACCGGCACGCCTATTCGGTCCGGGTCCTGGATCAACAGGCGCCCACGGCACCGCTGGTCACGGCGACGTTCGAGGATGATTCCGGGCGCGGCAAGAAGGACCGGGACCGGGTGACGCTGGCGTGGACGCCCGCCACGGACAACGTCCGCGTGGCGTACTACCGGGTCTACGAGTATGAGACTTACGGCAACGGCAAGAAGGCCCGGTGGCACGAGGTTGACGACAAGGTGCGCGGCCTCACCAAGACGATGCGCGACCTGAAGGCGGGGACTCACGGGTTCGCGGTGACGGCCGTGGATCAATCAGGCAACGAGTCGCCCAGGAGCCAGACCGTGGTCGTGACGATCCCGCGATGA
- a CDS encoding sigma-70 family RNA polymerase sigma factor, protein MPRVASAPFAGLAVISPVCFVPPPELPRAVPPLPLVALTPPSAEWSDARLVQACLDGNQRAWDLLIARYKNLIWSFPRKYGAPAHEAADVFQMVCIDLFLELPRLRNHESLRAWISTVATRRAYHWKRRHIIRATREDDGADPEVVVVTQPSTEFQDAERGRLVRHAVAQLPQRYRAVIELLFFEEPPLPYQKVAQRLGVAPGSVSFLRARGLRKLERILNEADAR, encoded by the coding sequence ATGCCACGCGTCGCGTCTGCCCCCTTCGCAGGCCTCGCAGTCATTAGTCCCGTTTGCTTCGTCCCGCCACCTGAGCTACCGCGGGCCGTCCCTCCCCTGCCGCTGGTCGCCCTGACCCCGCCGTCGGCCGAGTGGAGCGACGCGCGGCTCGTCCAGGCCTGCCTCGACGGCAACCAGCGCGCCTGGGACCTGCTCATTGCACGGTACAAGAACCTGATCTGGTCGTTTCCGCGCAAGTATGGGGCGCCCGCGCACGAGGCCGCCGACGTGTTCCAGATGGTCTGCATCGACCTGTTCCTGGAGCTGCCCCGCTTGCGTAATCACGAGAGCCTGCGTGCCTGGATCTCGACCGTGGCGACCCGGAGGGCTTACCACTGGAAACGCCGCCACATCATCCGTGCCACGCGGGAAGACGACGGGGCCGACCCGGAGGTGGTCGTCGTGACACAGCCGTCCACGGAGTTCCAGGACGCGGAGCGCGGCCGGCTTGTCCGGCACGCCGTGGCGCAGCTTCCCCAGCGGTACCGCGCCGTCATCGAACTGCTGTTCTTCGAGGAGCCGCCGCTGCCGTATCAGAAGGTGGCGCAACGCCTGGGCGTCGCCCCCGGGTCGGTGTCGTTCCTCAGGGCGCGGGGATTGCGGAAGCTCGAACGGATCCTGAACGAAGCCGACGCCCGTTAA
- a CDS encoding ATP-binding protein: MSRIRHQELGLLAGVAITVLAFGVIVARDLRQSADDASHLHDRLSSGLNLINDLQFQMQEVRRILLYALHTSDANRQLDYAEQSRAADARVRALLNDRARLGDQPPVLQVVATVDSAWMRYLVVRDEVIGLILEGSYGEGVALDEQEGLARFNDVRQAIGGLKASFASDAEAQVLAAKARARASVIRVIILVSSALLGAAVGLYLVNRRAALESRLHSEAHKGSILQAVPDPIISTDAAGRIMEVNDAAERVFGFSRHDALGLHLETVVLPPSRRGELAAVLARPFVSRRTVARFETYGVRAGGTEFPVEIAAVSHTADNARIWTIHISDLTARYRSEQELRAAKEVAEVSARAESDFLTTMSHELRTPLTGVTGIAHLLQNSPSPASQRDLVHMLRSSATALLGLVSDVLDYSRIERGLMDLSPVDFRIRDCIEDAIDPVAQAAARKGLEIGYLIDESATAAVRADEDRVRQVLLNLLSNAVKFTEAGEVVVQASARQLAKGSRAISISVRDTGPGIPEHLHAKLFQRFSQITRQHGGTGLGLAISKRLSELLGGSLNVTSLEGKGTTFQFDFRAAPAPGTSPDAFQGSLPGTRVLLATGPGIIGQQVRALLASWGVEVAGVLGPHSPATKPPHGIDAVIVDADGEQCCALARQCLSAWSMERVPCVVVARPRAEVDAGTAHDYRVRKPISASRLHEALVSAIHDIRGGAMPVRPPTGITPFPAASLAILLAEDNEPNRRVMQLMLNELGLTADEVAGGGEAVERALAHPYDVILMDVQMPGLDGLEAARRIRAQSSGKRPLIIALTANVTLGEEARCLRAGMDRYLSKPIRLETLASIFRPLVATTTRT; the protein is encoded by the coding sequence ATGTCGCGCATTCGGCACCAGGAGCTCGGCCTGCTGGCCGGGGTCGCCATCACGGTGCTCGCCTTCGGCGTCATCGTCGCGCGCGATCTCCGCCAGTCCGCCGATGATGCCAGCCACCTGCACGACCGGCTGTCGAGTGGCCTCAACCTGATCAACGACCTCCAGTTCCAGATGCAGGAGGTCCGCCGCATCCTGCTCTACGCCCTTCATACCTCCGACGCCAACCGCCAGTTGGACTACGCCGAGCAGTCGCGGGCCGCCGATGCCCGCGTCCGCGCGTTGCTGAACGACCGCGCCAGGCTCGGTGACCAGCCGCCTGTCCTGCAGGTCGTCGCCACCGTCGACAGCGCCTGGATGCGCTACCTGGTGGTCCGCGACGAGGTGATCGGCCTGATCCTGGAAGGGAGTTACGGCGAGGGCGTGGCGCTCGACGAGCAGGAAGGGCTGGCGCGCTTCAACGACGTGCGCCAGGCCATCGGCGGGCTGAAGGCCAGCTTCGCATCCGATGCCGAGGCGCAGGTGCTGGCCGCCAAGGCGCGGGCGCGGGCGTCGGTGATCCGCGTGATCATCCTGGTGTCGAGCGCGCTGCTTGGGGCCGCGGTCGGCCTCTATCTCGTCAACCGCCGCGCCGCCCTCGAGTCGCGGCTGCACAGCGAGGCTCACAAGGGCAGCATCCTGCAGGCCGTCCCCGATCCCATCATCAGCACCGACGCCGCCGGCCGCATCATGGAGGTCAACGACGCCGCCGAGCGCGTGTTCGGCTTCAGCCGCCACGACGCCCTGGGCCTCCATCTGGAGACGGTGGTGCTCCCGCCGAGCCGGCGCGGCGAACTGGCGGCGGTCCTGGCGCGGCCGTTCGTGAGCCGGCGCACGGTGGCGCGGTTCGAGACCTACGGCGTGCGCGCCGGCGGCACCGAGTTCCCGGTCGAGATCGCCGCGGTGTCGCACACCGCGGACAACGCGCGCATCTGGACCATCCACATTTCGGACCTTACCGCGCGCTACCGATCCGAACAGGAACTGCGCGCCGCCAAGGAAGTGGCCGAGGTCTCCGCGCGCGCGGAAAGCGACTTCCTGACGACCATGAGCCACGAGCTTCGCACGCCCCTGACCGGCGTGACCGGAATTGCCCACCTGCTCCAGAACTCGCCCTCGCCCGCCTCGCAGCGCGACCTCGTGCACATGCTGCGCAGCAGCGCGACCGCGCTGCTGGGGCTGGTCAGCGATGTGCTGGACTACTCGCGGATCGAGCGCGGGCTCATGGATCTGTCGCCGGTGGACTTCCGTATTCGCGATTGCATCGAGGATGCAATCGACCCGGTCGCCCAGGCGGCGGCCCGGAAGGGCCTGGAGATCGGATACCTGATCGACGAGAGCGCGACGGCGGCGGTGAGGGCCGACGAAGACCGCGTCCGGCAGGTGCTGCTCAACCTCCTGTCGAACGCGGTGAAGTTCACCGAGGCCGGCGAAGTGGTGGTGCAGGCGAGCGCGAGACAATTGGCCAAAGGGTCGCGGGCGATCAGCATCAGCGTGCGAGACACCGGCCCTGGCATTCCGGAGCACCTGCACGCGAAGCTCTTCCAGCGCTTCAGCCAGATTACGCGCCAGCACGGCGGGACCGGGCTCGGCCTGGCCATCTCGAAGCGGCTGAGCGAACTGCTCGGCGGATCCCTGAACGTCACGAGCCTCGAGGGTAAAGGCACCACCTTCCAGTTCGACTTCCGGGCCGCTCCGGCGCCCGGCACCTCGCCCGACGCCTTCCAGGGATCATTGCCAGGAACAAGGGTCCTGCTGGCAACCGGCCCCGGCATCATCGGGCAGCAGGTGCGGGCGCTGTTGGCGAGCTGGGGAGTCGAGGTCGCCGGCGTCCTGGGTCCTCATTCGCCCGCAACCAAACCGCCGCACGGGATCGACGCCGTGATCGTGGATGCCGATGGCGAGCAGTGCTGTGCACTGGCGCGGCAGTGCCTGTCGGCGTGGAGCATGGAGAGGGTGCCGTGTGTCGTCGTCGCGCGTCCGCGAGCCGAGGTAGACGCGGGAACCGCGCATGACTACCGGGTGCGCAAGCCCATCAGCGCGAGCCGGCTGCACGAGGCGCTCGTCTCGGCGATCCACGACATTCGCGGCGGGGCCATGCCCGTGCGGCCGCCGACCGGGATTACACCCTTCCCCGCAGCCTCGCTCGCCATCCTGCTGGCCGAAGACAATGAACCTAACCGGCGGGTGATGCAGCTCATGCTCAACGAACTCGGCCTGACCGCGGACGAAGTCGCCGGAGGCGGCGAAGCGGTTGAACGCGCACTCGCACACCCGTACGACGTCATCCTGATGGATGTGCAAATGCCCGGCCTCGATGGTCTCGAAGCGGCCAGGCGCATCCGGGCTCAGTCATCGGGCAAGCGTCCGCTGATCATCGCGCTGACCGCGAATGTGACGCTCGGGGAGGAAGCACGGTGCCTCCGCGCCGGCATGGATCGCTACCTGTCCAAGCCGATCCGCCTGGAAACGCTCGCCTCGATTTTTCGGCCCCTGGTAGCGACGACGACCCGGACTTAA
- a CDS encoding SCO family protein — translation MRPAAFVLASVIFGCGAIRAQQPASRTGHEGHSAPPAAAMARLMTPAPVIGDIPLIDRANRATSLRAAVDTDDPVFLNFIFTTCTTVCPVMSAGFAQLHDQLGADRGRVRLVSISIDPEVDTVVTLRAYAERYHAGESWRFFTGSPDSITAAQRVFSAYRGDKTNHAPATYFRRGRAAPWQVVSGLSSAETLLTLVRGPS, via the coding sequence GTGAGGCCCGCCGCATTCGTCCTGGCGAGCGTCATCTTCGGGTGCGGCGCGATTCGGGCACAACAACCCGCCAGCCGCACCGGGCACGAGGGCCATTCGGCCCCGCCGGCCGCCGCCATGGCGCGGTTGATGACCCCCGCGCCGGTCATTGGCGACATCCCGTTGATCGATCGCGCCAATCGCGCGACCTCCTTGCGCGCGGCTGTTGACACCGACGACCCGGTCTTCCTCAACTTCATCTTCACGACCTGCACGACGGTCTGTCCGGTCATGAGCGCAGGCTTCGCGCAGTTGCATGACCAGCTCGGTGCGGACCGCGGCCGGGTGCGACTGGTGTCGATCTCGATCGATCCCGAGGTCGACACCGTGGTCACGCTGCGCGCCTATGCCGAGCGGTATCACGCCGGCGAGTCGTGGCGGTTCTTCACGGGCTCGCCGGACAGCATCACCGCCGCGCAGCGGGTATTCAGCGCCTATCGGGGCGACAAGACCAATCACGCGCCGGCGACATATTTCCGGCGCGGGCGGGCCGCGCCCTGGCAAGTGGTCAGCGGCCTGTCGAGTGCCGAGACGCTGCTGACGCTGGTCCGCGGCCCCTCCTGA